A region of Spartinivicinus poritis DNA encodes the following proteins:
- a CDS encoding DNA adenine methylase: MSKPIFAWMGGKRRLAKHILPLFPDHTCYVEPFCGAAALFFMKEPSKAEVLNDTSSDVINLFRVVQHHLEEFIRQFKWALVSRQLFEWVNSTPPEVLTDIQRAARFYYLQQLTFGAKPTGRNFGTSTTTPLRLNLTRLEETLSQAHLRLARVTIEHLDWQQCVKRYDREHTLFYLDPPYWGTSDYGGEFGFGQYEAMAELAKTSKGRFVISINDHPEIRQVFDGLKINEVKINYTVGGNNRKQSKELIICN, translated from the coding sequence ATGTCTAAACCTATCTTTGCCTGGATGGGCGGCAAGCGCCGTTTAGCCAAGCATATCTTACCGTTATTTCCTGATCATACCTGCTATGTTGAGCCATTCTGCGGCGCAGCAGCATTATTTTTTATGAAGGAGCCATCAAAAGCTGAGGTATTAAATGATACATCATCAGATGTGATTAATTTATTTAGGGTAGTACAGCACCACCTTGAAGAGTTTATCCGCCAGTTTAAGTGGGCTTTAGTTAGCCGTCAGCTATTTGAGTGGGTGAATAGTACACCACCAGAGGTATTAACTGACATACAGCGAGCAGCACGCTTTTACTACCTGCAACAGCTAACCTTTGGTGCTAAACCCACCGGCAGAAACTTTGGCACCAGCACTACCACACCATTAAGATTAAATTTAACCAGGCTGGAAGAAACCCTATCACAAGCACATTTAAGACTGGCCAGGGTAACCATTGAACACTTGGACTGGCAGCAATGTGTTAAGCGCTACGATCGAGAACACACCTTGTTTTACCTTGACCCACCTTACTGGGGTACCAGTGACTATGGTGGTGAGTTTGGCTTTGGCCAATATGAAGCCATGGCAGAACTAGCCAAAACCAGCAAAGGCCGATTTGTGATTAGCATTAATGATCATCCTGAAATACGGCAGGTATTTGATGGGCTGAAAATTAATGAGGTCAAAATAAATTACACTGTGGGAGGTAACAACAGAAAGCAATCAAAAGAGTTAATTATTTGTAATTAA